One window from the genome of Mucilaginibacter ginsenosidivorans encodes:
- a CDS encoding MFS transporter, with amino-acid sequence MLSSPIQLYKKAYSGLSRNSWYLCLVMFINRSGTMVIPFMTIYCRHELHFSISQSTLVMGAFGAGSILGAFIGGKITDKIGFYYVQVMALLIGGLLFMVLGYQVSFASVMAGSFVLSICNEAFRPANSTAVAYYSSGGNLTRSNSLNRLAVNLGWAFGGLLGGTLAGINYHLLFWVDGSTNILAALLLLKLIPASKVMKQIRKSIMTGKAASPYQDGVYLAFIVCAIIFATCFFHVFTMQPLYYKGPWHFNEFFIGLLMGINGLLIVIFEMVIIHNLENKRHPLNYICVGSLVIGAGFILLNFLPPSYYSAFAVLIFITVGEMLAMPFMNSFWIMRTTPANRGQYAAMYTIAWSVAQIISPLLGGQVVTYSGYYALWWVTGAMCLGASIGFLVLFRRNFKQKHIPIEETVF; translated from the coding sequence ATGCTTTCCTCTCCTATCCAATTATACAAAAAAGCATACAGCGGCCTTTCACGAAACAGCTGGTACCTGTGCCTGGTGATGTTCATCAACCGGAGCGGCACCATGGTTATTCCGTTCATGACCATCTATTGCCGCCACGAGCTGCATTTTTCCATCAGCCAGTCGACATTGGTGATGGGGGCCTTTGGGGCGGGCTCCATTTTAGGCGCCTTCATCGGCGGGAAAATAACCGATAAGATAGGGTTTTATTATGTACAGGTGATGGCGCTGCTTATCGGCGGTTTGCTGTTCATGGTGTTGGGTTACCAGGTGTCTTTTGCATCCGTGATGGCAGGATCGTTTGTACTCAGCATATGCAATGAAGCATTCAGGCCGGCAAATTCAACCGCTGTGGCCTATTACAGCAGCGGCGGAAATCTAACGCGTTCCAATTCGCTCAACCGTTTGGCCGTTAACCTTGGCTGGGCATTTGGCGGCCTGCTTGGCGGTACTTTGGCAGGTATTAACTATCACCTGCTGTTTTGGGTTGACGGCAGCACCAATATCCTGGCGGCCCTGCTGTTGCTGAAACTGATACCCGCCTCGAAGGTTATGAAACAGATCCGCAAGTCTATCATGACCGGTAAAGCCGCATCGCCATACCAGGACGGCGTCTACCTGGCATTCATAGTTTGTGCCATTATATTCGCTACCTGCTTTTTCCATGTGTTCACCATGCAGCCACTTTATTATAAGGGCCCATGGCATTTCAACGAATTCTTTATCGGGCTGCTGATGGGCATAAACGGTTTGCTTATTGTTATTTTCGAAATGGTGATCATCCACAATCTCGAGAACAAACGGCATCCTTTAAACTATATCTGTGTTGGGTCGCTTGTTATAGGCGCAGGCTTTATATTGCTCAATTTCCTGCCGCCATCCTATTATTCGGCATTTGCCGTACTGATATTCATTACCGTGGGCGAAATGCTGGCCATGCCTTTCATGAACTCTTTCTGGATAATGCGCACCACACCCGCCAACAGGGGGCAATATGCCGCCATGTACACCATTGCCTGGTCGGTGGCACAGATCATATCCCCCCTGCTTGGGGGCCAGGTGGTAACCTATTCGGGTTATTATGCCCTGTGGTGGGTTACGGGCGCTATGTGCCTTGGCGCGTCCATCGGGTTCCTGGTGTTGTTCCGCAGGAATTTTAAACAGAAACATATACCTATTGAAGAAACCGTATTCTGA
- the aroC gene encoding chorismate synthase: MAGNSFGQLFRITTFGESHGEAIGVIIDGCPAQLPVDLEYIQSELDKRRPGQSKITTQRKESDTVQILSGIFDGKTTGTPIAMLIPNEDQRSKDYSHNVDVFRPSHADYTYQAKYGIRDHRGGGRSSARETAARVAAGAIAKLLLKTQGIDVVAHVSSVGRINAPNIEISDAQEFIDEREKNIVRCADPATAEEMIAHIDAVRKSGDTVGGKVTCFIKNCPVGLGEPVFDKLHADLGKAMLSINAVHGFEYGSGFEGSEMNGSEHNDLFIKNSKGEIMTRTNFSGGIQGGISNGMPIEFRVAFKPVATIMQSQPTVDSKGNEAEISGKGRHDPCVVPRAVPIVEAMAALVIADHWLRNRNSVLS, translated from the coding sequence ATGGCAGGGAATTCATTCGGGCAATTATTCAGGATAACAACTTTCGGCGAATCGCATGGCGAAGCTATCGGCGTCATCATCGACGGCTGCCCGGCGCAATTGCCTGTCGACCTCGAATATATTCAGTCCGAACTGGATAAGCGCCGGCCCGGTCAATCCAAGATAACTACGCAACGCAAGGAAAGTGATACAGTGCAAATTCTGTCGGGTATATTTGACGGAAAAACAACCGGTACGCCAATTGCCATGCTGATACCTAACGAGGACCAGCGCTCAAAAGATTATTCGCATAATGTGGATGTGTTCCGGCCCTCACATGCCGATTATACGTACCAGGCCAAATATGGCATCCGCGATCATCGCGGCGGCGGGCGGTCGTCCGCAAGGGAGACCGCGGCGCGTGTTGCGGCAGGTGCGATTGCCAAACTATTGTTGAAGACACAAGGTATTGATGTTGTGGCCCATGTGAGCAGCGTGGGACGCATCAATGCCCCGAATATTGAGATCAGCGATGCACAGGAGTTTATTGACGAACGCGAAAAAAACATTGTCCGTTGTGCCGACCCGGCAACAGCCGAAGAAATGATAGCGCATATAGATGCTGTCAGGAAAAGCGGCGATACCGTTGGCGGCAAGGTAACCTGTTTTATCAAAAACTGCCCGGTGGGCCTTGGCGAACCGGTTTTTGACAAGTTGCATGCCGACCTGGGTAAAGCCATGCTAAGCATCAACGCCGTACATGGCTTTGAATACGGATCAGGGTTTGAAGGCAGCGAAATGAACGGTTCAGAACATAACGACCTTTTCATCAAAAACAGCAAAGGCGAGATCATGACCCGCACTAACTTTTCGGGCGGCATACAGGGCGGTATCAGCAATGGCATGCCTATCGAATTCAGGGTAGCATTTAAGCCCGTGGCAACCATCATGCAAAGCCAGCCTACGGTTGACAGCAAGGGCAATGAGGCCGAAATCTCCGGCAAAGGCCGCCACGACCCCTGCGTAGTACCGCGCGCCGTGCCTATCGTCGAAGCAATGGCCGCTTTGGTTATTGCTGATCATTGGCTGCGGAACCGCAATTCTGTGTTAAGCTGA
- the aroA gene encoding 3-phosphoshikimate 1-carboxyvinyltransferase — translation MKENIILTKKGKSVNGTIQLTGSKSECNRALVIGALSGGKVKVENISDAADTVTLMEALNPKSRVSSQHEDSGLKTEDLRLVNIGPAGTAMRFLAAYFTLQPAGRKGGDEEVILTGSERMKQRPIGILVNALREIGADIGYAENEGFPPLRIKGGFEQKTDTISIKGDISSQYVTALLLIASQLPLGLTLQIEGELTSRPYVEMTLAMLQQAGIQHQWDGNSIYITKQDFKETTLYVEPDWSAASYWYAIAALADEAELFLPGLTAYSLQGDSVITEIMANFGITSQFKDGGVHLKKEPKPLARKIFDMKACPDLAQTVIVVCAALGHDATFTGLETLKIKETDRVAALQNELAKIGVKLIEKGQVYKLDCSQKHIPEKVFINTYDDHRMAMAFAPLALIVPEIEVEDYMVVEKSYPAFWEDLEKAGFSFEVKG, via the coding sequence ATGAAGGAAAATATCATCCTTACTAAAAAAGGCAAATCTGTTAACGGTACGATACAGCTCACCGGTTCCAAAAGCGAATGCAACCGGGCGTTGGTTATTGGTGCGCTGAGCGGCGGCAAAGTGAAAGTGGAAAATATTTCAGATGCGGCGGACACTGTTACTTTGATGGAAGCCCTGAATCCGAAGTCTCGAGTCTCAAGTCAACATGAAGACTCTGGACTCAAAACTGAAGATTTAAGACTCGTAAACATCGGCCCCGCGGGGACAGCCATGCGTTTCCTGGCTGCTTACTTTACTTTGCAGCCTGCCGGCCGGAAAGGCGGGGATGAGGAGGTAATACTGACCGGCAGCGAACGCATGAAACAACGCCCGATAGGTATTTTGGTGAATGCTTTGCGGGAGATCGGTGCTGATATTGGATATGCGGAAAATGAAGGCTTCCCTCCGCTTCGCATCAAGGGCGGTTTTGAGCAGAAGACCGACACCATCAGCATTAAAGGGGATATCAGCAGCCAGTATGTCACAGCGCTGTTACTGATCGCTTCGCAACTGCCGTTGGGTTTGACTTTGCAAATTGAAGGTGAATTAACTTCAAGGCCTTATGTCGAAATGACTTTGGCCATGCTGCAGCAAGCCGGTATTCAGCATCAATGGGATGGAAACAGCATCTATATCACGAAACAGGATTTTAAGGAAACAACGCTTTATGTTGAACCCGACTGGAGCGCAGCCTCATACTGGTATGCCATTGCAGCTTTGGCTGATGAGGCTGAGCTATTTCTGCCGGGATTGACCGCTTACAGCTTGCAGGGCGATAGCGTGATCACCGAGATCATGGCAAACTTTGGTATCACCTCGCAGTTTAAGGATGGCGGCGTGCACCTGAAAAAAGAGCCGAAACCTTTGGCACGAAAGATATTCGATATGAAAGCCTGCCCGGACCTGGCGCAAACGGTAATCGTGGTATGTGCAGCTTTAGGTCACGATGCCACGTTCACAGGTTTGGAGACTTTGAAGATCAAGGAAACAGACCGCGTGGCAGCGCTGCAAAACGAACTGGCCAAGATCGGGGTCAAGCTGATCGAAAAAGGCCAGGTTTATAAGCTGGATTGCAGCCAAAAGCATATCCCGGAAAAGGTCTTCATCAACACTTACGACGATCACCGCATGGCGATGGCATTTGCCCCGCTGGCTTTGATAGTGCCGGAAATCGAGGTGGAAGACTACATGGTAGTTGAAAAATCGTACCCGGCGTTTTGGGAGGATTTGGAGAAGGCGGGTTTTTCTTTTGAGGTGAAAGGATAA
- a CDS encoding chorismate mutase: MKLELNIQPLESWIQAKSEPLLIAGPCSAETEEQLVATAHLLAQTGKVTALRAGIWKPRTRPGEFEGIGSIGLEWLKRAKEETGLPTAVEVANAKHVEEALKAGVDILWVGARSTVNPFTVQEIADALKGVDVPVMVKNPVNPDLSLWIGALERINGAGITKLVAIHRGFSSHEKSAFRNEPMWDLAINLKTHAPNLPIICDPSHICGNRELLGYVAQKALDLDMQGLMIESHIDPSVAWTDAKQQVTPAVLVEIIDRLTLRKPELQGAAKDVLAELRTQIDKLDDVVFQKMAERMKIVEKIGNYKKENDITILQVNRWDEILNKRVAYAKALNLSPEFAEKLLELIHSESIRKQTEIMNKGQENQPQEKLTHA; this comes from the coding sequence ATGAAACTTGAACTAAACATACAGCCGCTTGAATCGTGGATACAGGCGAAATCTGAGCCGCTGCTGATAGCAGGTCCCTGCAGTGCTGAAACAGAAGAACAATTAGTAGCTACGGCACATCTGCTGGCGCAAACCGGCAAAGTAACCGCCCTGCGTGCCGGTATTTGGAAACCGCGTACCCGTCCGGGTGAGTTTGAAGGCATCGGTAGCATTGGCCTCGAATGGCTGAAACGCGCCAAAGAAGAAACCGGCCTGCCAACTGCCGTTGAAGTTGCTAACGCGAAACACGTAGAAGAAGCCTTAAAAGCTGGTGTTGACATCCTTTGGGTAGGCGCGCGTTCGACAGTGAACCCGTTCACCGTACAGGAAATTGCCGACGCTCTGAAAGGTGTTGACGTACCGGTAATGGTAAAAAACCCGGTAAATCCTGATCTATCTTTATGGATAGGCGCTTTGGAGCGTATCAACGGTGCAGGTATCACCAAACTGGTTGCCATACACCGCGGGTTTTCATCGCACGAAAAATCGGCTTTCCGCAACGAACCGATGTGGGACCTGGCCATCAACCTGAAAACACACGCACCAAACCTGCCGATCATTTGCGACCCGAGCCATATTTGCGGTAACCGCGAACTATTAGGCTATGTTGCTCAAAAAGCGCTCGACCTGGATATGCAGGGATTAATGATAGAATCTCACATAGACCCAAGCGTTGCCTGGACCGACGCCAAACAGCAAGTTACTCCTGCTGTATTGGTTGAGATCATCGACCGTTTGACCTTACGCAAGCCTGAGCTGCAAGGTGCTGCGAAAGACGTACTGGCAGAACTGCGCACGCAGATAGACAAGCTCGATGACGTGGTATTCCAGAAAATGGCCGAGCGTATGAAAATTGTAGAGAAGATTGGTAACTATAAAAAGGAAAACGATATCACCATTTTACAGGTTAACCGCTGGGACGAGATATTGAACAAACGCGTTGCTTACGCTAAAGCATTGAACCTAAGCCCTGAGTTTGCTGAAAAATTACTGGAACTGATCCACAGCGAATCTATCCGCAAGCAAACCGAGATCATGAACAAAGGCCAGGAAAACCAACCACAGGAAAAACTGACGCACGCGTAA
- a CDS encoding prephenate dehydratase, whose translation MKDKKPRVAIQGIRASFHEEAAFIHFGEDIQTIECSSFKQTFEALQNKEADYVVMAIENSIAGSILPNYSLMMSYNFPVVGEVYLPIQLHLLALPGVKFEDVKYVTSHPIAIRQCIDFFDEYPHLKVVESSDTAACAKRIREEELTDTVAIANTLAAKLYGLDIMERRIESNKKNFTRFLILTHHENVEKKDIDKASLCFQVSNQVGALAKVLQIFAEQNINMSKIQSMPVLGKRNEYNFYVDVEWDNTKQYDTAIRQVLKYTHNFNILGEYQRHEDEFVQNEREQKFRAQEKITRKYINVKKIVK comes from the coding sequence ATGAAGGACAAAAAACCAAGAGTTGCGATACAGGGTATCAGGGCCTCTTTCCACGAGGAAGCCGCGTTTATCCATTTCGGCGAGGATATTCAAACTATCGAATGCTCATCGTTCAAACAAACGTTCGAGGCGCTGCAGAACAAGGAAGCCGATTACGTGGTAATGGCCATTGAAAATAGTATTGCCGGCAGCATACTGCCCAACTACTCGCTGATGATGAGCTATAACTTCCCGGTTGTGGGCGAAGTGTACCTGCCCATCCAGCTGCACCTGCTGGCTTTGCCGGGCGTAAAGTTCGAGGATGTGAAATATGTCACCTCCCACCCCATCGCCATACGCCAATGCATCGATTTTTTCGATGAATACCCGCACCTGAAAGTAGTAGAAAGCAGCGATACCGCCGCCTGCGCCAAACGCATCAGGGAAGAAGAGTTGACAGATACCGTGGCCATAGCCAACACCCTGGCCGCCAAACTTTACGGGCTCGACATCATGGAGCGCCGCATCGAATCGAACAAAAAGAACTTTACCCGTTTCCTGATACTTACCCATCATGAAAACGTGGAGAAGAAAGATATTGATAAAGCTTCATTATGCTTCCAGGTGAGCAACCAGGTTGGCGCGCTGGCCAAAGTGCTGCAAATATTCGCAGAGCAAAACATCAACATGAGCAAAATACAGTCGATGCCGGTTTTAGGCAAGCGTAACGAATATAATTTTTATGTGGATGTGGAGTGGGATAACACGAAACAATACGACACCGCCATCCGCCAGGTGCTCAAATACACCCACAACTTCAATATCCTGGGCGAATACCAGCGCCACGAAGATGAATTTGTGCAGAACGAACGCGAGCAGAAATTCCGCGCCCAGGAAAAGATCACACGGAAATACATTAACGTTAAGAAAATAGTAAAATGA
- a CDS encoding type II toxin-antitoxin system RelE/ParE family toxin: protein MSYNVISIQPFDRQLKQLAKKYPSLKKEYGDLLDSLEQNPVQGTPLGKNCYKIRISIASKGKGKSGGARVITNVLVNEQTVFLLIIYDKSEKENITAKELEELLEHVPL from the coding sequence ATGAGCTATAATGTAATATCGATACAGCCATTTGACAGGCAGCTTAAACAACTAGCGAAAAAATATCCATCACTTAAAAAAGAGTATGGAGATTTGTTAGATAGCCTCGAGCAGAATCCCGTACAAGGCACTCCACTTGGTAAAAACTGCTATAAAATCCGAATTTCAATTGCTTCCAAAGGAAAGGGGAAAAGCGGAGGTGCTCGGGTGATCACCAATGTTTTGGTGAATGAGCAGACTGTTTTCCTGCTAATAATTTATGATAAGTCGGAAAAGGAGAATATTACCGCTAAAGAGCTTGAAGAATTGCTCGAACATGTTCCTCTTTAA
- a CDS encoding DinB family protein produces the protein MLYSSLVCRLKSQHLALSEIVNHLDEKQLNRQPEPGKWSIKDNIAHMVTYQPVFMARVHQILKGGTPAFNAYRADNEPDFIAARELPLNELMRKLMGNRRQILELITNLTDDDLLLQGTHPKYGTLTITEWTEFFLLHEAHHLFTIFRLAKG, from the coding sequence ATGCTTTATTCTTCGCTTGTTTGCCGGCTTAAATCGCAGCACCTCGCCTTGTCCGAGATCGTCAATCACCTTGATGAAAAGCAACTGAACAGGCAGCCCGAACCGGGTAAATGGAGCATTAAAGATAATATTGCACATATGGTAACTTACCAGCCGGTTTTTATGGCCCGTGTTCACCAGATACTGAAAGGCGGCACGCCGGCATTTAACGCCTACCGCGCGGATAACGAGCCCGATTTTATAGCAGCGCGCGAATTGCCATTGAACGAACTCATGCGCAAACTGATGGGCAACCGCAGGCAGATACTGGAACTGATAACCAACCTGACCGACGACGACCTGCTATTACAGGGCACCCACCCCAAATATGGCACCCTGACCATTACCGAATGGACAGAATTTTTCCTGCTGCACGAGGCGCATCATTTGTTCACGATATTCAGGCTGGCGAAGGGATAA
- the aroB gene encoding 3-dehydroquinate synthase, with protein MMNTLQSIGYPIYFNDTLPELVNFIQQGNYSRFFILTDENTGKHCLPLIQAQVEKMDNFDIIEINAGEESKNIDFCVGVWKMLIDFGADRQSLLINLGGGVISDLGGFAASTYKRGIDFVHVPTTLLSQVDASVGGKTGIDLENIKNIIGTFTQPKAVFIEHAFLNTLPARQILSGLAEMLKHGLIADAGYWNKLKFSDLQNPSAELVHHSVAIKNKVVIEDPHEKGIRKSLNFGHTIGHAVETYSLMNDDNPLTHGEAIAIGMICESKLSVMKTGLKDDELNEIVDIIGGLYPAYEIDRPCYKTLYNIMLKDKKNQNGKINCSLLTKIGECRIDNVCTEEELYASLAYYSSL; from the coding sequence ATGATGAATACGCTACAAAGCATAGGCTACCCTATATATTTTAACGATACACTACCCGAACTGGTGAATTTTATCCAACAGGGTAATTATTCACGCTTTTTCATTTTAACCGATGAAAATACCGGCAAACACTGCTTGCCCCTTATACAGGCGCAGGTGGAGAAAATGGATAATTTTGATATCATCGAGATCAACGCCGGGGAGGAAAGCAAGAACATCGATTTTTGCGTAGGCGTATGGAAAATGCTGATCGATTTTGGTGCCGACAGGCAAAGCTTGCTCATTAACCTGGGTGGCGGCGTTATCAGCGACCTGGGCGGCTTCGCAGCCTCTACCTATAAACGTGGTATCGATTTTGTGCACGTGCCCACTACCCTGCTTTCGCAGGTGGATGCTTCTGTAGGCGGTAAAACCGGCATCGACCTGGAGAATATCAAAAACATTATCGGCACATTTACCCAGCCCAAAGCGGTATTTATTGAGCATGCTTTCCTAAACACATTGCCTGCCAGGCAGATACTTTCCGGCCTGGCCGAAATGCTGAAGCACGGGTTAATTGCTGATGCCGGGTACTGGAATAAATTGAAATTCAGCGATCTCCAAAATCCATCTGCAGAATTGGTTCATCATTCGGTTGCGATAAAAAATAAAGTCGTTATCGAGGACCCGCACGAAAAGGGCATCCGCAAGAGCCTTAATTTCGGTCATACCATTGGTCACGCGGTAGAGACCTATTCGTTGATGAACGACGACAACCCGCTTACACACGGCGAGGCAATAGCCATCGGGATGATCTGCGAGTCAAAACTTTCGGTGATGAAAACCGGGCTTAAAGACGATGAGTTGAACGAGATCGTTGACATCATCGGCGGCTTGTATCCGGCGTACGAAATAGATCGGCCGTGCTACAAAACGCTGTACAACATTATGCTGAAGGACAAAAAGAACCAGAACGGGAAGATAAATTGCTCGTTACTGACAAAAATAGGTGAATGCCGTATTGATAATGTGTGCACGGAAGAGGAACTTTACGCAAGTTTAGCCTACTATTCATCTCTATAG
- a CDS encoding RNA-binding S4 domain-containing protein, with product MIEFKIEGDFIPMIQLLKATNLVQTGGEAQIVVDDGKVRYNGEVDYRKRLKVRKGDLVEFRGQTIKAI from the coding sequence ATGATCGAGTTCAAAATAGAAGGCGACTTTATACCGATGATCCAGCTACTGAAAGCCACCAACCTGGTGCAAACCGGCGGCGAGGCACAAATTGTGGTTGACGACGGCAAAGTAAGATACAACGGCGAAGTGGATTACCGCAAGCGTCTGAAGGTTAGGAAAGGCGACCTGGTCGAATTCCGCGGGCAAACTATTAAGGCTATATAA
- a CDS encoding proline dehydrogenase family protein: MLNNETVAGPGKGALSFENTEIAFRHSSNTDLKRAYWLFRIINVNFLVKIGPPITNFAMSIGLPIKSLIKATIFKHFCGGETIEECDNTIKNLSQGGVGTILDYSVEGEDDEQVFDNTRDEIILTIRRATGDKAVPITVFKVTGVARFGLLEKLDAAVELSAAEEAEWKKVQARVLAICTKAYETGVPVMIDAEETWIQKTIDMLALNMMRKFNKDKPIVYNTYQLYRHDKLQSLKDDHNIAVTEDFILGAKLVRGAYMEKERKRAAEMGYECLIQPDKQSADRDYDAAVRFCVENVEKVAFVAGTHNENSCRLLADLLNEKNFAHNHPHVYFSQLLGMSDNLSFNLADAGYNVAKYVPYGPVKAVLPYLFRRAQENTAIAGQMSRELGLILKERKRRKL; encoded by the coding sequence ATGCTCAATAATGAAACTGTTGCCGGTCCCGGTAAGGGGGCCCTGTCTTTTGAAAATACCGAGATCGCATTCCGTCATTCATCCAATACCGACCTGAAACGTGCCTACTGGCTGTTCAGGATAATCAATGTTAATTTCCTCGTGAAAATTGGTCCGCCGATAACCAATTTCGCAATGAGCATAGGCCTGCCAATAAAAAGCCTGATAAAAGCAACCATATTCAAACATTTTTGCGGCGGCGAAACCATTGAAGAATGTGATAATACCATCAAAAATCTTTCGCAGGGCGGGGTAGGTACCATATTGGACTATTCGGTTGAAGGCGAAGATGATGAACAGGTATTTGATAACACCCGCGACGAGATCATTTTAACCATCAGGCGCGCTACAGGCGATAAGGCAGTGCCGATCACGGTATTTAAAGTTACCGGCGTTGCGCGTTTTGGGTTGCTCGAGAAACTGGACGCGGCCGTCGAGCTGAGCGCCGCCGAGGAGGCTGAATGGAAAAAAGTGCAGGCCCGGGTATTGGCGATATGCACCAAAGCTTATGAAACCGGTGTGCCGGTAATGATAGATGCCGAAGAAACATGGATACAGAAAACTATAGACATGCTTGCGTTAAATATGATGCGCAAGTTTAATAAGGATAAGCCTATTGTCTACAATACTTACCAGCTTTACCGCCACGATAAACTACAGTCGTTAAAGGACGATCACAATATAGCAGTAACCGAAGATTTTATTTTAGGTGCGAAACTTGTTCGCGGAGCGTATATGGAAAAAGAACGCAAACGCGCTGCCGAGATGGGTTATGAATGCCTGATCCAACCTGATAAGCAATCGGCCGACCGGGATTATGATGCAGCGGTACGTTTTTGTGTAGAGAATGTTGAAAAAGTGGCCTTCGTAGCCGGTACCCATAACGAAAACAGCTGCCGCCTGCTGGCCGATCTGCTGAACGAAAAGAACTTCGCCCATAACCATCCCCATGTTTATTTTTCTCAATTGCTGGGCATGAGCGATAACCTGAGTTTTAACCTGGCGGATGCGGGGTATAATGTTGCTAAATATGTGCCTTACGGACCGGTTAAGGCAGTGCTGCCGTATTTGTTCCGCCGTGCGCAGGAGAACACGGCTATAGCCGGGCAAATGAGCCGGGAGTTGGGGCTGATATTGAAGGAAAGAAAAAGAAGAAAACTTTAG
- a CDS encoding DinB family protein, whose protein sequence is MMSKLLTSQYEAVKGARHALFTYCEDMSPADLFKQVEVFNNSSIVDLLVHNVNTYISWVNNFGLNRNTSFYKTADVKSLDEIRMLFEKVDSIMAEFLEKHRNNLEEPFTAMVKHRGFPMTLSPLQLYTQAITHEFHHKGQIVTMSRLLGYTPVDTDAIRF, encoded by the coding sequence ATGATGAGTAAACTGCTGACCTCACAATACGAAGCGGTAAAAGGCGCAAGGCATGCCTTATTTACCTATTGCGAAGATATGTCGCCTGCCGACTTGTTTAAGCAGGTCGAAGTTTTCAATAACTCCAGTATTGTCGATCTGCTGGTGCATAATGTAAATACCTATATAAGCTGGGTCAATAATTTCGGGCTTAACAGGAATACATCGTTCTATAAAACTGCGGATGTCAAAAGTCTTGATGAAATAAGAATGCTATTTGAAAAAGTGGATAGCATTATGGCCGAGTTCCTGGAAAAGCACCGTAACAATTTAGAAGAGCCCTTCACCGCTATGGTCAAACATCGCGGCTTTCCCATGACTTTGAGCCCGCTGCAGCTTTACACCCAGGCCATCACGCATGAGTTTCATCATAAAGGACAGATAGTAACCATGAGCCGCTTGCTGGGCTATACGCCGGTGGATACAGATGCGATCCGGTTCTAA
- a CDS encoding HAD family hydrolase produces the protein MQNIKNIIFDYGNVIFLLDFQKLREGWESIAISGPDAFFSHGVQHPIFDQFDKGLISPAEFRNFIREKSGKEGITDEEIDAAWNSLLLGVDDGTHDILAELNKKYRTFLLSNINPIHYGYIMDYLKEEFGFENNDHLFEKTYYSHFVGLRKPDSAFFEKVLNENGLVPGETLFIDDIAANLEPAKALGIQTFLMQAPDTVQAFIKREGLL, from the coding sequence ATGCAAAATATCAAAAACATCATCTTCGATTACGGCAACGTTATCTTCCTGCTCGATTTCCAAAAATTAAGGGAAGGCTGGGAATCTATCGCCATCAGCGGGCCCGACGCTTTTTTCAGTCACGGTGTACAGCACCCCATATTCGACCAGTTTGATAAGGGGCTAATCTCTCCTGCCGAATTCAGGAATTTTATCAGGGAAAAGTCGGGCAAAGAGGGAATTACTGATGAAGAAATTGATGCCGCCTGGAACAGCCTGCTTTTGGGCGTGGATGACGGCACGCATGATATTTTAGCTGAATTGAACAAAAAATACCGCACCTTTTTGCTGAGTAACATCAACCCGATACATTACGGGTATATTATGGATTATTTGAAGGAAGAATTCGGCTTTGAAAACAATGATCACCTGTTCGAAAAGACCTATTACTCCCATTTTGTCGGATTGAGAAAACCCGATTCAGCTTTTTTTGAAAAGGTTTTGAACGAAAACGGACTGGTGCCCGGAGAGACTTTGTTTATAGACGACATTGCAGCTAATCTTGAACCCGCCAAAGCGCTTGGCATTCAAACTTTCCTGATGCAGGCACCGGATACAGTTCAGGCATTTATAAAAAGAGAAGGACTGCTATGA